In Leptospira bouyouniensis, the following proteins share a genomic window:
- the secA gene encoding preprotein translocase subunit SecA: protein MFQKILTILFGSKYERDLKRLNPIVEAINSFEVTIKAMDDETLSSQTIKFKERLANGETLDDILPEAFATVREVAYRTLGMRHFDVQMMGGISLHWGNISEMKTGEGKTLTSTLPIYLNSLSGEGVHVVTVNDYLAKRDANWMRPVFEFLKVSVGVIQHDMDHEERKVAYNSDITYGTNNEFGFDYLRDNMVSYKEHRVQRQHNFAIVDEVDSILIDEARTPLIISGPAEESTDKYLKVNKIIPKLIEGEDFEIDEKAKNVILSEAGVHHVEKLLDVENLYHAENIELVHHVQQALKAHKIFYKDKDYVVQDGEVIIVDEFTGRLMKGRRYSDGLHQALEAKEGVPIARESQTLASITFQNYFRIYKKLAGMTGTADTEAEEFKKIYNLDVIVIPSNLKIQRQDMPDRVYKTEREKFDAVVKDIQEKVSRKQPVLVGTISIEKSEVLSKLLFSHGIQHNVLNAKQHERESEIVANAGKPGTITIATNMAGRGTDIVLGGAPKYKDDLEKLDDKCDSLGIKNKEELEVIYSFRESLIKQKFDEAEGKISDVRNDTIKKECIKILDDAKKWKVDHDFVISAGGLHIIGSERHESRRIDNQLRGRSGRQGDPGSSRFYLSLQDDLMRIFGSDRIARIMDTLKMPEGQELEHSMVSNAIARAQKRVEGHNFDIRKHLLEYDDVMNRQRIYIYGIRNELLDKGNMSKTVFDFFDEVVENQVILYCEGNNADAWEIDSLNEWLQSLGIDHKVESKDFKKESNPQLKVFEVVSKLVKELYDYKVSSIGEEIWRSIERNVFLDILDHRWKEHLYAMDHLKEGIWTVGYGEKNPLIEYKLQGFKMFDQLVDNLKNEVVSFLLKIEVTESDRNQNDTSPKEYKKIGQEQRAEVDMFGNEVKSNKTKPQVSSTTSSGGGSERRSSRRKK, encoded by the coding sequence ATGTTTCAAAAAATCTTAACCATTTTATTCGGTAGCAAATACGAAAGAGACTTAAAAAGACTCAATCCAATCGTAGAAGCAATCAATTCTTTTGAAGTTACTATCAAAGCAATGGATGATGAAACCTTGTCATCTCAAACTATAAAGTTTAAAGAAAGGTTGGCAAACGGTGAAACTCTCGATGATATTTTGCCAGAAGCATTTGCAACTGTTAGAGAAGTTGCTTATAGAACTTTGGGAATGCGTCATTTTGATGTGCAAATGATGGGAGGTATTTCCTTACATTGGGGAAATATTTCTGAAATGAAAACGGGTGAAGGAAAAACATTAACTTCTACTCTGCCAATTTATCTTAATTCACTTTCGGGAGAAGGTGTTCACGTAGTTACGGTTAATGACTATTTGGCGAAGAGGGATGCGAATTGGATGCGTCCAGTTTTTGAATTTTTGAAAGTATCTGTTGGTGTCATCCAACATGATATGGATCATGAAGAACGTAAAGTTGCCTATAATTCAGATATCACATATGGAACAAATAATGAGTTTGGGTTTGATTATTTAAGAGATAATATGGTGAGTTATAAAGAGCACCGAGTGCAAAGACAACATAACTTTGCTATTGTGGATGAGGTTGACTCTATTCTTATCGATGAAGCAAGAACACCATTGATTATTTCAGGTCCCGCAGAAGAGTCGACGGACAAATACCTAAAGGTAAACAAAATCATTCCAAAATTAATTGAAGGCGAAGACTTCGAAATTGATGAAAAAGCAAAAAATGTAATTTTATCGGAAGCTGGTGTTCACCATGTGGAAAAATTATTAGATGTCGAAAATTTATACCACGCAGAAAATATTGAACTTGTTCATCACGTACAACAGGCTCTCAAAGCGCATAAGATTTTTTATAAAGATAAAGATTATGTAGTGCAAGATGGTGAAGTCATTATCGTCGACGAATTTACAGGTCGACTTATGAAGGGAAGGCGTTATTCGGATGGTCTTCACCAAGCATTAGAAGCAAAAGAAGGCGTTCCGATCGCACGTGAATCCCAAACATTGGCATCGATTACATTCCAAAACTATTTTCGAATTTATAAAAAATTAGCAGGTATGACAGGGACAGCTGATACTGAGGCAGAAGAATTCAAAAAAATCTATAATTTAGATGTGATAGTCATCCCTTCAAACTTAAAAATTCAACGCCAAGATATGCCTGATCGCGTTTACAAAACAGAACGTGAAAAGTTTGATGCAGTTGTAAAGGATATCCAAGAAAAAGTTTCAAGAAAGCAACCTGTGTTAGTTGGTACGATTTCAATTGAAAAATCTGAAGTATTATCAAAACTTCTCTTTTCTCATGGAATCCAACATAACGTATTAAATGCCAAACAACATGAAAGAGAATCTGAAATTGTTGCCAATGCTGGTAAACCTGGAACCATTACGATTGCAACCAATATGGCGGGAAGGGGAACGGATATTGTACTTGGTGGTGCACCAAAGTATAAAGATGATTTAGAGAAATTAGATGATAAATGTGATTCATTAGGTATTAAAAACAAAGAAGAATTAGAAGTGATTTATAGTTTTCGTGAAAGTTTAATCAAACAAAAGTTTGATGAGGCAGAAGGAAAAATTTCAGACGTCCGTAATGATACAATCAAAAAAGAATGCATCAAAATATTAGATGATGCAAAAAAATGGAAAGTTGATCATGATTTCGTGATAAGTGCAGGTGGTTTGCATATCATCGGTTCAGAACGACATGAATCTAGAAGAATCGACAATCAACTTCGAGGAAGGTCTGGGCGGCAAGGTGACCCAGGTTCTTCTAGATTTTATCTATCATTGCAAGATGATTTGATGAGGATTTTTGGTTCAGATCGTATCGCTCGCATTATGGACACTCTAAAAATGCCAGAAGGACAAGAGCTTGAGCATAGTATGGTTTCCAATGCAATTGCTCGTGCACAAAAACGAGTGGAAGGCCATAACTTCGATATCAGAAAACACTTGTTAGAGTATGATGATGTGATGAATCGTCAAAGGATATATATTTACGGAATACGGAATGAACTTTTAGATAAAGGAAATATGTCCAAAACCGTTTTTGACTTCTTTGATGAAGTTGTAGAAAATCAAGTGATCTTATATTGTGAAGGTAACAATGCTGACGCTTGGGAAATAGATTCTTTAAATGAATGGTTACAAAGTTTAGGAATTGATCATAAAGTAGAATCCAAAGATTTCAAAAAAGAGTCTAACCCACAATTGAAGGTATTCGAAGTTGTTTCAAAACTTGTAAAAGAACTTTATGATTATAAAGTATCTTCGATTGGTGAAGAAATATGGAGATCAATTGAAAGGAATGTTTTCTTAGACATTTTAGACCATAGATGGAAAGAACACCTTTATGCAATGGACCATTTAAAAGAAGGGATTTGGACTGTTGGTTATGGTGAAAAAAATCCATTAATCGAATACAAACTGCAAGGTTTTAAGATGTTCGATCAGTTGGTAGACAATTTAAAAAATGAAGTCGTTTCTTTTTTACTAAAGATAGAAGTTACAGAATCAGATCGAAACCAAAATGATACTTCACCGAAAGAATATAAAAAAATAGGTCAAGAACAACGAGCAGAAGTGGACATGTTTGGAAATGAAGTAAAATCCAACAAAACTAAACCTCAAGTTTCTTCTACGACAAGTTCTGGTGGTGGATCAGAAAGAAGGTCAAGTCGCAGGAAGAAATAA
- a CDS encoding LIC_13355 family lipoprotein produces MVNLQCAEKEKNNDLLLTLLAMPNVNSSSVGPCPPTSLPTAIPIANTVVSANSTVSGFNNSSKAINGICGGGEFSGSLDVYALNLTGAGASLILSWAGKTVKNVAGTDFIIYENPFKVSETSDRYAFDPMVVHVSFNGTDYCGFDLSGYNPSVADSNKITSWPGFAGLRPVLYNMATKPYTLEELFTPIGSGFLLGGGDGFNLDDLIIGGPGTNCDATARTNIQTNGFRFIRMVSAEAITNPNTGSGYVYPHSYNNGPDIDGVVARSVE; encoded by the coding sequence ATGGTTAATTTACAATGTGCAGAGAAGGAAAAAAATAATGACCTTTTACTTACATTACTGGCAATGCCCAATGTTAACTCATCTTCAGTAGGTCCATGTCCACCAACGTCTCTTCCGACTGCAATTCCTATAGCAAATACAGTTGTCTCTGCCAATTCGACTGTGAGTGGATTTAATAATTCGTCAAAAGCAATTAATGGTATTTGTGGAGGTGGAGAATTTTCAGGATCGCTCGATGTATATGCATTAAATCTAACAGGTGCAGGTGCAAGTTTAATATTATCCTGGGCAGGGAAGACAGTAAAAAACGTAGCAGGTACTGATTTTATCATTTATGAAAATCCTTTTAAAGTTTCAGAAACGAGCGATCGTTATGCGTTTGATCCGATGGTAGTACATGTCTCTTTTAATGGGACAGATTATTGCGGATTTGATCTTAGTGGCTATAATCCAAGTGTTGCCGATAGCAATAAAATTACATCATGGCCAGGATTTGCAGGTCTAAGACCAGTTCTCTACAATATGGCAACAAAACCATACACTCTCGAAGAATTGTTTACGCCAATAGGAAGCGGTTTTTTGTTAGGTGGTGGGGATGGTTTTAATCTTGATGATTTGATTATAGGTGGACCCGGCACCAATTGTGACGCTACTGCTCGTACAAATATCCAAACAAATGGTTTCAGATTTATAAGAATGGTATCGGCAGAAGCAATTACCAATCCAAATACTGGTTCTGGATACGTTTATCCCCATTCTTATAATAATGGACCTGATATTGATGGAGTGGTAGCCAGATCTGTTGAATGA